The following proteins come from a genomic window of Synechococcus sp. NB0720_010:
- a CDS encoding NAD(P)H-quinone oxidoreductase subunit L, translating into MPLPGFLSSLTSETLLVLAAYGALAGAYLVAVPLALMAWMTKRWTVMGKIERTAVYGLVFLFFPGLIVFAPFVNLRLQGQGNT; encoded by the coding sequence GTGCCGCTGCCCGGGTTCCTCAGTTCCCTCACCAGTGAGACCCTGCTGGTGCTGGCCGCCTACGGGGCACTCGCCGGTGCCTACCTGGTGGCAGTCCCCCTGGCTCTGATGGCTTGGATGACCAAGCGCTGGACCGTGATGGGCAAGATCGAGCGCACGGCGGTCTATGGACTGGTCTTCCTGTTCTTCCCCGGACTGATCGTCTTCGCCCCCTTCGTGAATCTGCGTCTGCAGGGCCAGGGCAACACTTAA